The segment TCGTCATCCTCGGCTCCGTTTACGCCTTTCCCGTCCTCCTCACGGGGTTCTTCTTCTGGGCCTCGGTCCACGTGACGCACCAGGCGCAGTACATCTCCGAGGCCTACCGGCGCAAATACCAGACGGTCTCCACGTTCGACCGGCTGCTCGACGCCGCCGTGATCCTCGGCGCCCTCTACACGATGGCGATGTTCAAGTTCGTGCGGGGCGAGTTCGTGATCGGGTCGCAGCCGCTCCTCTTTCCGCGGTTTCTCCGATCCGAGCTGCTCCCCTACGTCTTCGCGGCGGGCTTCGCGGTCCTGTTCGTGTTCTACGCCGCGCGCACGGCGGGTGAGATCCGGCGCGGCGTGGCCGGCTGGCCCCGTCTCCTCTTCATGGCGCTCACGATCTCGATGGCGTTCATCGTCCCGATCTTCGACAACCTCGACGTCTCCTTCCAGGGCTTCAACACGTGGCACTCGCTGCAGTACCTCGCGCTCACGTGGTTCATCCTCGACGGCAAGGCGCAGCGGGGCGAGATCGGCTCGCAGTTCGTCGGCAAGCTCGCGGGCCGGGCGAAGACGGCGCGTTACTACGCGGCGATGATCGGCTTCACCCTCGCCGCCGGCGTCATCTATCTCCTGCTGTGGCGCGGCCTCGGGTTCCCGCAGGACCAGTGCTACTACGTGGTCGTGCTCTCGTTCCTCCTCATCCACTACTTCTACGACCACATTCTCTTCTCGGACTTCCGCCTCCCGGCGTCCCCGCGCGCGACTCCCGCCCTGCCGTAGCGCGTCCGACTCAGGCGCGCGCTTCGATCGCGCGTATACAATCCGGGCCCATGGAAATTCATCCGTTCCGGGCGCTGAGGTACTCGCCCCAGACCATCGCCGAACGCGGCCTCGACAACCTCGTCGCGCCGCCGTACGACCGCGTGACGCCGAAGATCCGCGAGGAGCTCTACGCCCGCGCTCCCGAGAACATCGTCCACTTCGACGCGCGGAAGGAAGACGGCGGCGACGTCTACGCCGAGGCGAACTGGCAGCTGAAGGACTGGCTGCGGACCGGCGCGATGTACCACGAGCGCTCGGCGGCGGTGTGGATCCACCAGGTCGTCTTCCCGGGGCGCGACGGGACGACGAAGGCGCGGCGGTCGCTCGTGGCGCTCGTCCGGCTCGAGCCGTACGAGGGAGGGTCGATCCGCCCGCACGAGCGCACGCTCGCCAAGGCCAAGGAGGACCGGCTGAACCTCCTGCGCGCATCGCACGCCGACTTCGGGATGGTCTTCCTGCTGTCGCGCGCTCCGCTCGACCCGGCGCTCCAGACGCGCCGCGCGCCGGACCTCACGTGCCGGGACCTGGCCGGCAACCGCCACGACGCGTGGCGCGTCGAGGACACCTCCGAGCACGTGCGGTTCCAGAGGCTCCTCTCGACGGCGGGGTCGCTCATCGCCGACGGCCATCACCGGTACGAAACCGCGCTCAAATTCTCGCTTTCGCCGGAAGCCGAGAAGCTGCCGACCGCCGCGTTCAAGCTGTGCGCGATCGTCGACGTCGCCTCGCCCGGTCTCGAAGCCTTCGCCATCCCTCGGGCGGTTTCGGGGCTCCCCGATTTCTCGGCCGAGGCGATGTTCGGGAAGGCGCAGGCGTTCTTCGACTTGACGCCGCTCGGGTCCGCCGAGGAGGGACGGGCGGAGCTCGAGGCGCTCCCGCGCGACCGCTCCGGTTTCCTCGTCGTCACGAAAAACGGTGCGGGGCTCCTGACGCTGCGGGAAGGGGCGCCGGTCTCCTGGCCGGCGGAGAAGAGTGCGGCGTGGCGGCGGCTCGACGTCTCGACCCTCGAGGTCGCGTTCCTGCGCGGCGTTCTGGGCATCGAGCCCGGACAGATCGAGCGCGGGGAGCACGTGTCGTTTCCCAAGGACGAGGACGCGGCCGTCGGGCTCGCCCGGAGCGGCGGCGCGCAGATGGCGATCCTGCTCCGGCCGACGCCGATCGACGCCGTGCAGAACGTCGTCGCCCAGGGCGAGGTGCTGCCGCAGAAGTCCACGTTATTCGAGCCCAAGATGATCAGCGGTCTATTTGGGGTGTCGGTCGAGGATCCCATCGTTTAACTAGCCGGCGCGGCGATACATCGAGCCGGACGGGCGCGTGCCGTCCGCGAGACCCTGCGACATACGCCCCGGTATGCCTCGGGATCTCGCGGGCGACCCGCATCCCGTCGGGCTCGCGTCTCGCCGCGCCTCGTCACCGACGGTTTGCTGTCATTCTGTGGAACAGAAAGCCGGACGGTGTTAGCCCCGTCATGGCGAGCGAAGCGAAGCAATCTCCAGGGTCCACGGCGTGACATTGCTTCGTCGCTTCGCTCCTCGCAATGACAGGGAAGCGCCCCACTCGCGCCTAGAGCTTCACTCCCA is part of the Thermoanaerobaculia bacterium genome and harbors:
- a CDS encoding DUF1015 domain-containing protein; this translates as MEIHPFRALRYSPQTIAERGLDNLVAPPYDRVTPKIREELYARAPENIVHFDARKEDGGDVYAEANWQLKDWLRTGAMYHERSAAVWIHQVVFPGRDGTTKARRSLVALVRLEPYEGGSIRPHERTLAKAKEDRLNLLRASHADFGMVFLLSRAPLDPALQTRRAPDLTCRDLAGNRHDAWRVEDTSEHVRFQRLLSTAGSLIADGHHRYETALKFSLSPEAEKLPTAAFKLCAIVDVASPGLEAFAIPRAVSGLPDFSAEAMFGKAQAFFDLTPLGSAEEGRAELEALPRDRSGFLVVTKNGAGLLTLREGAPVSWPAEKSAAWRRLDVSTLEVAFLRGVLGIEPGQIERGEHVSFPKDEDAAVGLARSGGAQMAILLRPTPIDAVQNVVAQGEVLPQKSTLFEPKMISGLFGVSVEDPIV